A window from Polynucleobacter sp. MWH-UH25E encodes these proteins:
- the hda gene encoding DnaA regulatory inactivator Hda, with translation MNTPSLPKQFALDIGHTPEASLENYLPGNDRALISSLQALCDSWKQGSPREINNPLNHRWMYWWGPEGSGRTHLLQAMTNAAELAGLESFSLTPSEPITWVRLEEQITALAEKDQVSVITVDDVDRLDDRLVGALFRILNTVQASKNIHIFMAGNAAPANLELREDLRTRLGWGLIFQTQLLDDDEKIQALEQAAKARGLVLSPEVVPWLLNRFYRDMPNLMALIDALDAYSLETKRAVTLPLVRELLQPK, from the coding sequence ATGAATACGCCCTCGCTTCCAAAACAATTTGCTTTAGATATTGGCCATACACCAGAAGCCAGTCTTGAAAATTACCTTCCCGGAAACGATCGCGCACTCATTTCTTCTTTGCAAGCACTTTGTGATTCTTGGAAACAAGGCTCGCCAAGAGAAATAAATAACCCCCTCAATCATCGTTGGATGTATTGGTGGGGCCCAGAAGGATCTGGGCGTACCCATTTACTTCAGGCCATGACGAATGCAGCAGAACTTGCTGGTCTCGAATCTTTTTCACTCACACCCTCAGAACCCATCACTTGGGTGCGACTAGAAGAACAAATTACCGCATTGGCAGAAAAGGACCAGGTCTCTGTGATCACGGTTGATGATGTTGACCGCCTTGATGACAGACTAGTGGGAGCGCTTTTTCGTATTCTCAATACAGTGCAGGCTAGCAAAAATATTCATATCTTTATGGCTGGCAATGCGGCGCCGGCCAATCTAGAGCTACGCGAGGATCTACGGACACGCCTAGGATGGGGTCTCATCTTTCAAACCCAACTTTTGGATGATGATGAGAAAATACAAGCATTAGAGCAAGCAGCAAAAGCCCGTGGTTTAGTGCTGTCCCCAGAAGTGGTTCCTTGGTTATTAAATCGCTTCTATCGCGATATGCCTAACTTAATGGCTTTAATCGATGCTTTGGATGCTTACTCACTAGAAACAAAACGTGCTGTAACCTTGCCTCTGGTGCGCGAGCTTCTGCAACCTAAATAA
- the murJ gene encoding murein biosynthesis integral membrane protein MurJ, translating into MNLLSAAAKVSSLTMLSRITGLLRETLIARSFGASEWTDAFNVAFRLPNLLRRLFAEGAFSQAFVPILGEISTNEDQNKAKTLINAVATLLFWALLLTVLVGVIGAPLLILVIATGFTGGPAYDASVVMTRIMFPYIGLISMVSLSAGILNTYHRFAIPAFTPVLLNLALIGSAIFLAPYLGQPIYALSIGVLLGGVLQLAIQVPSLARLGLLPRIGLLPGAIKSAFNNPDARRVLKLMGPAVFAVSVAQISLIINTNIASRLQAGSVSWLSYADRLMEFPTALLGVALGTVLLPSLSKANAKNDLAHAGELLVWGLQLTFLLAAPSAIALFIFGEPLAAVLYHYGKFNAIDVLMTQRALSAYGVGLIGLILVKILAPGFYSRQDIRTPVKIGLVVLIATQLANLIFVPWFGHAGLALSVGTGACLNAALLWIGLSKRGALPNAAWPKYLGQLFLALIPFSAVLFYAASAHNWIELQAQPWTRIGLLVLWLTAAALVYFISLALVGIRWQKFLRHAK; encoded by the coding sequence ATGAACCTGCTTTCTGCCGCTGCCAAGGTCAGCTCCCTCACCATGCTTTCCCGTATTACAGGGTTGCTACGGGAAACGCTGATTGCCCGTAGTTTCGGGGCTTCAGAGTGGACAGACGCCTTTAATGTGGCTTTTAGGCTACCCAATCTGCTACGACGACTATTTGCAGAGGGGGCCTTTTCTCAGGCTTTCGTGCCCATTTTGGGCGAAATTTCCACAAATGAGGACCAAAACAAGGCCAAAACCCTCATAAATGCCGTTGCCACCCTCCTATTTTGGGCCTTATTGCTGACAGTATTGGTAGGGGTTATTGGCGCTCCATTATTGATTTTGGTTATTGCCACAGGCTTTACTGGTGGCCCAGCCTACGATGCGAGCGTTGTCATGACCCGGATCATGTTTCCATATATTGGACTGATTTCCATGGTGTCTCTGTCTGCCGGAATCTTGAATACCTATCATCGTTTTGCGATTCCAGCATTCACACCTGTTCTATTAAATCTTGCGCTGATTGGCAGCGCTATTTTCTTGGCGCCATATTTAGGGCAGCCAATTTATGCACTCAGCATTGGCGTGCTTTTAGGTGGCGTTCTGCAATTAGCCATTCAAGTTCCATCTCTTGCACGCTTGGGTTTATTGCCACGCATTGGTTTACTGCCGGGCGCAATTAAATCCGCCTTCAACAATCCAGATGCAAGACGAGTTTTAAAACTGATGGGTCCTGCAGTCTTTGCCGTATCTGTTGCGCAAATATCACTCATCATCAACACCAACATCGCATCTCGCTTGCAAGCCGGGAGTGTTTCATGGCTCTCATATGCTGACCGCCTAATGGAATTTCCAACCGCCTTGCTTGGCGTGGCGCTTGGTACTGTTCTGTTACCGAGCCTGAGTAAAGCAAACGCCAAGAATGATTTAGCACATGCTGGCGAGCTATTGGTATGGGGTCTGCAACTCACCTTCTTGTTGGCAGCGCCTTCAGCCATTGCCCTTTTTATTTTTGGCGAGCCCTTAGCGGCCGTCTTGTATCACTACGGGAAATTCAATGCAATAGATGTGCTGATGACGCAACGCGCTCTTTCAGCATATGGCGTTGGCTTAATTGGTTTGATATTGGTAAAAATTTTGGCTCCTGGCTTTTACTCCCGACAAGATATTCGCACGCCCGTCAAAATTGGCTTAGTTGTATTGATTGCCACACAGCTAGCAAATCTTATTTTTGTGCCCTGGTTTGGACATGCGGGCCTGGCCTTATCCGTCGGCACTGGCGCTTGCCTGAATGCAGCGCTACTGTGGATAGGCCTAAGCAAACGGGGCGCCCTTCCAAATGCTGCATGGCCCAAATACCTAGGGCAGCTATTTCTCGCTCTTATCCCATTTTCGGCGGTGCTTTTTTATGCGGCCTCTGCTCATAATTGGATCGAACTTCAAGCTCAACCCTGGACTCGCATAGGCCTATTGGTACTATGGTTAACGGCTGCGGCCTTGGTTTACTTTATTTCTTTGGCTTTAGTGGGAATTCGCTGGCAAAAATTCTTGCGTCATGCAAAATAG
- the folK gene encoding 2-amino-4-hydroxy-6-hydroxymethyldihydropteridine diphosphokinase, translating to MARAFIGFGGNIGDTRQLITDAIVCLAQRAQLHILAKSCFYQSAPVEATGGDYINAVIEIETELSPYGLLHVCQAIEKEFGRERPYANAPRTLDLDILSFEGVTQNETELMLPHPKIIERSFVLLPLLEIAPDFFLPNLGELKAYLPKVAHQRIEKLPCRNCNCGEKDVYSQTAH from the coding sequence ATGGCACGAGCTTTTATCGGATTTGGTGGCAACATCGGCGACACGCGTCAGCTCATTACTGATGCCATTGTTTGCTTAGCGCAACGCGCTCAACTTCACATTCTTGCCAAAAGTTGTTTTTATCAAAGCGCTCCCGTTGAAGCGACTGGTGGCGATTACATTAATGCCGTCATTGAGATCGAAACAGAGCTCAGTCCTTATGGCTTACTGCATGTTTGCCAAGCCATTGAAAAAGAGTTTGGTAGAGAGCGCCCATATGCAAATGCACCCCGGACACTTGATCTAGATATTTTGTCTTTTGAGGGCGTCACTCAGAATGAAACCGAGTTGATGCTTCCCCACCCCAAAATCATTGAACGCTCATTTGTTTTATTGCCTTTGCTAGAAATTGCTCCTGATTTCTTTCTACCCAATTTAGGTGAATTAAAGGCCTATCTCCCTAAAGTAGCTCACCAGCGCATCGAAAAACTCCCTTGCCGTAACTGTAATTGCGGGGAAAAAGACGTTTATAGCCAAACGGCGCATTAA
- the panB gene encoding 3-methyl-2-oxobutanoate hydroxymethyltransferase, translating to MGYLQGDKPITITKLLAMHAEGEKISMLTAYDSTMSALLNRCGVETILIGDSLGNVIQGHTSTTPVTVEQVAYHTECVARANTHAFVIADLPFASYGDPVQALDSAATLMRAGADMVKLEGGDWQIDIIQYLVERSVPVCAHLGLLPQSVHVLGGYKVQGKSKDAASLMLDQAIACEQAGAQMIVLEAIPSSLGEKITEALSIPTIGIGAGPNCSGQVLVLQDMLGISPGKPPKFVKNFMEGHHSIEAAVKAYVREVKSGKFPGPEHGFAG from the coding sequence ATGGGTTACTTACAGGGCGATAAGCCAATCACAATTACTAAGCTCCTCGCAATGCACGCTGAGGGTGAAAAGATTTCTATGCTGACAGCATATGATTCAACTATGTCAGCACTTCTCAATCGTTGTGGTGTTGAGACCATTTTGATTGGTGATTCTCTTGGCAATGTGATTCAAGGGCACACCAGCACCACCCCAGTTACAGTAGAGCAAGTTGCTTATCACACTGAATGTGTAGCGCGCGCCAATACGCACGCTTTTGTTATTGCTGATTTACCTTTTGCCAGCTACGGCGATCCAGTACAGGCCTTAGATTCTGCTGCGACCTTAATGCGCGCTGGCGCCGATATGGTCAAGCTAGAGGGCGGCGATTGGCAAATCGACATCATTCAATATTTGGTTGAGCGTAGCGTACCTGTGTGTGCGCATCTCGGACTTCTCCCGCAATCCGTTCATGTTTTAGGTGGCTATAAAGTTCAAGGAAAATCCAAGGACGCCGCAAGCCTCATGCTTGATCAAGCAATTGCATGCGAACAAGCTGGCGCGCAAATGATTGTGCTCGAAGCGATTCCATCTTCGCTGGGTGAAAAAATTACTGAAGCTTTATCCATTCCAACGATTGGTATTGGTGCTGGTCCAAATTGTTCAGGTCAAGTATTGGTGCTACAGGATATGTTGGGCATTAGCCCAGGTAAGCCTCCCAAGTTCGTGAAGAACTTTATGGAAGGGCACCATTCAATTGAAGCAGCTGTGAAGGCCTATGTCCGCGAAGTCAAGTCCGGAAAGTTTCCCGGACCTGAACATGGCTTTGCTGGCTAA
- a CDS encoding VTT domain-containing protein, translating to MDALLQLSDLLLHIDRHLDVVISQYGPWAYGLLFAIVFAETGLVVAPFLPGDSLLFIAGAYCATEHFNLWTLCIGLLIAAVAGNTVNYFIGRWIGKRVFSSQSRWIDQGALLKTHAFYEKHGGKTIILARFLPIIRTFAPFIAGVSEMNFSRFQLFNITGAALWVFGLVIAGYFFGNIPFIRQNLNVIVLVGIGAAAVPVVLAALYKIFQRKKN from the coding sequence ATTGATGCCCTGTTGCAGTTGAGTGACTTATTGCTGCATATTGATCGCCATTTGGATGTGGTTATTTCTCAATATGGCCCTTGGGCATACGGCTTGCTTTTTGCGATCGTATTTGCGGAAACGGGTTTAGTTGTAGCACCGTTCTTGCCTGGTGATTCTTTGCTCTTTATTGCTGGCGCCTATTGCGCAACAGAGCATTTCAATCTTTGGACTTTGTGTATTGGTTTATTGATTGCCGCAGTTGCCGGTAATACAGTGAACTATTTCATTGGTCGTTGGATTGGTAAAAGGGTATTTAGTAGCCAATCTCGTTGGATCGATCAGGGTGCCTTATTAAAGACCCATGCTTTCTATGAGAAGCATGGCGGTAAAACAATTATCCTCGCACGCTTTTTGCCTATTATTCGCACCTTTGCGCCATTTATCGCTGGCGTATCTGAGATGAACTTTTCACGCTTTCAGTTATTCAATATTACGGGCGCAGCCCTTTGGGTTTTTGGTTTGGTCATTGCTGGGTACTTCTTTGGCAATATTCCATTCATTCGCCAGAATCTAAACGTTATTGTTTTGGTAGGTATAGGCGCAGCTGCAGTGCCTGTAGTTTTGGCTGCACTTTATAAAATTTTTCAACGCAAGAAAAACTAG
- the purM gene encoding phosphoribosylformylglycinamidine cyclo-ligase translates to MTSSTNSSSKGLSYRDAGVDIDAGDDLVDRIKPLAKKTMREGVLAGIGGFGALFEVPKRYKEPVLVSGTDGVGTKLRLAFEWNRHETIGQDLVAMSVNDILVQGAEPLFFLDYFACGKLSVETAATVVGGIAKGCELSGCALIGGETAEMPGMYPPGEYDLAGFAVGAVEKSKIITGNTIVPGDVVLAIGSSGAHSNGYSLVRKIIERAGAKPTDDLGGRSLGDVVMAPTEIYVKPLLKLISEIDVKGMAHITGGGLVDNVPRVLPENTQAVLHRDSWQMPELFRWLQMKGGVADAEMVRVFNCGIGMVVIVSPAQADAAIKSLTAQGLKAWTVGEVVERSKDAPQTIVI, encoded by the coding sequence ATGACTTCTTCTACCAATTCTTCTTCAAAAGGCCTTTCCTACCGCGATGCGGGCGTTGATATTGACGCTGGGGATGATTTAGTCGATCGCATCAAGCCCTTAGCCAAGAAAACCATGCGAGAAGGTGTTTTGGCTGGAATTGGCGGCTTTGGTGCTCTTTTTGAAGTTCCGAAGCGCTATAAAGAGCCAGTTTTGGTCTCTGGTACTGACGGAGTAGGTACAAAGCTACGCTTGGCTTTTGAGTGGAATCGTCATGAGACTATTGGCCAGGATTTGGTTGCCATGAGTGTGAATGACATTTTGGTTCAAGGTGCCGAGCCACTATTTTTCTTAGATTATTTTGCTTGCGGCAAGCTCTCTGTAGAAACTGCGGCAACAGTGGTTGGCGGTATTGCTAAAGGCTGTGAATTATCAGGTTGCGCATTGATCGGTGGTGAAACTGCTGAGATGCCTGGAATGTATCCCCCGGGTGAATATGATTTGGCAGGTTTTGCTGTGGGTGCAGTTGAGAAATCCAAAATCATTACTGGCAACACTATTGTTCCTGGCGACGTAGTGTTAGCAATTGGATCTAGCGGCGCTCATTCCAATGGTTACTCATTGGTTCGAAAAATTATTGAGCGTGCTGGCGCAAAACCGACTGATGATTTGGGTGGTCGTTCATTGGGTGATGTAGTCATGGCTCCAACAGAAATTTATGTGAAGCCGCTCCTGAAATTAATTTCTGAAATCGATGTGAAAGGCATGGCCCACATTACTGGTGGCGGTTTAGTAGATAACGTGCCACGTGTGTTACCTGAAAATACTCAAGCGGTATTGCATCGAGATAGCTGGCAGATGCCTGAGCTCTTCCGTTGGTTACAAATGAAGGGCGGCGTTGCTGATGCAGAAATGGTCCGAGTGTTTAACTGCGGTATTGGTATGGTGGTGATTGTGTCGCCAGCTCAGGCTGATGCAGCGATTAAATCACTGACTGCCCAAGGCTTAAAAGCATGGACTGTAGGTGAAGTGGTGGAGCGTTCAAAGGATGCACCGCAAACCATTGTTATTTAA
- the miaA gene encoding tRNA (adenosine(37)-N6)-dimethylallyltransferase MiaA, translating into MQTELHIQPMQPPASNPILCIVGPTGAGKTHLAMSLAEHAKSIGLTIELISMDSALVYRGLDIGSAKPTKAEQVAVKHHLIDILEPTEVYSAARFAKDAKQLCAEITNRGHIPVIVGGTMLYWRAWAYGLSSLPPANPEIRARLDDEGKRIGWPAMHAKLAIIDPETAMRLEPNDSQRVQRALEVYEITGKAMSTLLSESPSEDGREGSDIPKWINLVSLEPSDRKRLHQNLEKRFDEMLAAGFLDEVRLLRKNAALHADLPAIRSVGYRQAWEFLNGEIDAEQMRYKALAATRQLGKRQLTWLRAISGRNTFDPFNPIEMKAALDYCQNSLMGLT; encoded by the coding sequence ATGCAAACTGAACTACACATTCAGCCTATGCAGCCACCAGCAAGCAATCCGATACTTTGTATTGTGGGTCCGACTGGTGCCGGCAAAACCCATCTCGCCATGTCACTGGCGGAGCATGCTAAATCTATTGGCCTAACTATAGAACTGATCAGCATGGATTCAGCATTGGTCTATCGCGGACTGGATATTGGCAGTGCAAAACCCACTAAAGCAGAACAAGTGGCAGTCAAACATCATCTGATAGACATTCTTGAGCCGACTGAAGTTTATTCAGCGGCACGCTTTGCAAAAGATGCAAAGCAGCTCTGTGCAGAAATTACGAACCGGGGGCATATACCCGTTATTGTTGGTGGCACCATGCTCTACTGGAGAGCATGGGCATATGGCTTATCGTCATTACCTCCTGCAAACCCTGAGATTCGTGCTCGACTCGATGATGAAGGCAAGCGCATTGGCTGGCCCGCAATGCATGCCAAACTGGCAATCATTGATCCAGAAACCGCGATGCGTCTAGAGCCCAATGACTCTCAACGAGTTCAACGCGCCCTCGAAGTTTATGAAATCACTGGCAAAGCAATGTCGACCTTGTTATCAGAATCCCCCAGCGAAGATGGAAGGGAGGGTTCCGATATCCCTAAATGGATTAACTTAGTTTCATTAGAGCCCAGTGATCGTAAGCGACTGCATCAAAATTTAGAAAAGCGTTTTGATGAAATGCTCGCAGCGGGATTTTTAGATGAAGTAAGGCTGTTGCGAAAAAATGCAGCTCTGCATGCTGACTTGCCCGCCATTCGCTCGGTTGGCTATCGCCAAGCTTGGGAGTTTCTCAATGGTGAAATCGATGCGGAACAAATGCGTTACAAAGCATTGGCAGCAACAAGACAATTAGGAAAACGCCAACTGACTTGGCTCAGAGCCATCTCCGGAAGAAACACATTTGACCCCTTCAACCCAATTGAGATGAAGGCAGCTCTAGACTATTGCCAAAACAGCTTGATGGGGCTGACTTAG
- a CDS encoding SirB1 family protein: MPTQQLDYFTTLVTEDEHFPLTEAAIAVAQHAYPDLDVQGVLDQLDELGNKLKARITPDTSPVQRLQILKHFFYAELGFGPNPNDFYAPENSYLHYVLENRRGIPISLAILMMELGQQIGLKIRGVSFPNHFMMRISLQQGEVIMDPLTGESLSKNQLQEMLDPYLDAKGYRGELSLPLNVFLRASSSREILSRFLRNLKMIYSEHERWERLLGIQERLVILLPDSIEEIRDRGLIFAQLEYLRPALEDMHRYLSEVPEAEDASDIREHIATLESQTKLH, encoded by the coding sequence ATGCCAACACAACAGCTCGACTACTTCACTACATTAGTTACTGAAGACGAACACTTTCCGTTAACGGAAGCTGCTATCGCAGTAGCGCAACACGCATACCCAGACCTAGATGTTCAAGGCGTACTTGATCAGCTTGATGAACTAGGCAATAAATTAAAAGCGCGCATTACCCCGGATACATCACCTGTTCAGCGCTTACAAATTTTGAAACACTTTTTTTATGCCGAGCTAGGGTTTGGTCCCAACCCAAATGATTTTTATGCTCCCGAGAATTCCTACTTGCACTACGTACTTGAAAATCGTCGCGGTATTCCAATCTCTCTGGCAATTTTGATGATGGAGCTTGGACAGCAAATTGGTTTGAAGATTCGTGGCGTCTCATTTCCTAATCACTTCATGATGCGTATCTCCCTGCAACAGGGTGAGGTAATCATGGACCCCCTGACCGGTGAATCTCTTTCCAAAAACCAGCTACAAGAAATGCTAGATCCATACCTTGATGCCAAGGGCTACCGAGGGGAGCTCAGCCTTCCCTTGAATGTCTTCTTGAGGGCATCCAGCTCTAGGGAAATACTTTCCCGATTCCTGAGAAACCTCAAGATGATCTACTCAGAGCACGAGCGCTGGGAGCGTTTATTAGGAATTCAAGAACGTCTTGTGATCTTATTGCCCGATTCAATTGAAGAGATTAGAGATCGCGGGCTGATCTTTGCTCAACTAGAATATTTGCGACCCGCATTAGAAGATATGCATCGCTACTTAAGCGAAGTACCAGAAGCAGAAGATGCTAGCGATATACGCGAGCACATTGCTACCTTGGAAAGCCAAACAAAGTTGCACTGA
- a CDS encoding AI-2E family transporter — MAEIFTPFLTAFILAYALRPVCLWLEKHRLPRGLAAALAVLFGLGLIFFILSLFIGLLKYEIPLIRAQIPNWISNTQTWLGPKLTELHINFDWASLKVDAIQKITEHINENADTLMSSALDTVLLSSSSVIAGFVNAILIIFVMFYLLIDWTHFFGLLRTIVPVRAQDTVHHLAMHTDGLLSQYLRGMLIVVSIMAVYYSAGLALVGVKGAVALGVFTALMIVIPYIGIALGLSLAIISALLQFGPHTEVAGVLVLFGIGQFIEGFFLTPRLVGERIGLHPVAVLFALLLFGKLFGFFGVLLALPISAVSLVLVKYLWSVYTQSTWYQK, encoded by the coding sequence ATGGCTGAAATTTTTACCCCATTTTTGACCGCATTCATCCTGGCATACGCCCTGCGACCCGTTTGCCTATGGCTTGAAAAACACCGCCTCCCCCGTGGTCTTGCTGCCGCCCTAGCGGTCCTTTTTGGTCTTGGCCTCATTTTTTTCATTCTCAGCCTGTTTATAGGGCTCCTTAAATACGAAATTCCCCTGATTCGCGCCCAGATTCCAAATTGGATCAGTAATACCCAAACTTGGCTTGGACCAAAGTTGACCGAGTTGCATATTAACTTTGACTGGGCATCACTTAAAGTCGACGCCATTCAAAAAATCACTGAGCACATCAATGAGAATGCCGACACATTAATGAGTTCCGCACTCGACACTGTTTTGTTATCAAGCAGCTCAGTAATCGCTGGATTTGTTAATGCGATTCTGATTATCTTTGTGATGTTTTATTTGTTAATTGACTGGACCCATTTCTTTGGTCTACTCAGAACCATTGTTCCAGTGCGCGCTCAAGATACGGTTCATCATCTTGCGATGCATACCGATGGTTTGTTATCGCAATACTTACGCGGTATGTTGATCGTGGTTTCCATCATGGCGGTCTACTACAGCGCTGGCCTAGCCTTGGTCGGCGTTAAAGGTGCTGTTGCATTAGGCGTATTCACAGCCCTCATGATTGTGATTCCCTACATCGGCATTGCTTTGGGCTTAAGTCTAGCAATCATCTCCGCACTTTTACAGTTCGGTCCACATACAGAAGTCGCTGGAGTGCTCGTCCTTTTTGGCATTGGACAGTTCATTGAAGGCTTCTTCTTGACCCCACGCCTAGTGGGCGAGCGCATTGGCTTGCACCCTGTGGCCGTCTTATTTGCATTGCTTTTGTTTGGAAAGCTTTTTGGCTTTTTTGGCGTTCTCCTAGCGCTACCGATTAGTGCAGTGAGCTTGGTATTGGTTAAATACCTTTGGTCTGTTTACACGCAAAGCACTTGGTATCAAAAATAA
- the pcnB gene encoding polynucleotide adenylyltransferase PcnB has protein sequence MITKFFKRILRRDPMVKQTQANLAGAPKRIPKKSHRIDPHLLSKNAVKVTQTLQQAGFEAFIVGGAVRDLVLGIEPKDFDVATNATPDQVQRLFRKARLIGRRFQIVHVTFFGKGHPEIIEVSTFRALLDIAGDHVAESGRILRDNVWGSQGEDAARRDFTINAMYYDPSTETVLDYHGGMADMQRKTLRMIGDPAKRYREDPVRMLRAIRFAAKTGFTLDSNTRSPIAKLSKLLQDVPAARLFDEILKLLMSGYSWAAIQGLREAGLHHGLLPLLDHILDDSENAIGANGFVKLALANTDQRIQSGKSVSAGFLFATLLWPDLLKNWKANLAKGMANIPALQDAMDETIATQSSGMTIQRRFESDMREIWSMQPRFERRVGRYPYRLIEMPRFRAGYDFMLLRCATGEQSPALGEWWTNFIAADSAGQEALMASAKTELGNTTNSPTKRRRRRKPKSTSPAEVSSS, from the coding sequence ATGATTACTAAGTTTTTTAAACGCATCTTGCGTCGTGACCCTATGGTCAAACAGACGCAGGCTAATCTGGCTGGAGCTCCAAAGCGGATTCCCAAAAAATCTCACCGCATTGATCCACACCTGCTCTCCAAAAATGCCGTTAAGGTTACCCAAACCCTTCAACAAGCTGGCTTTGAAGCATTCATTGTGGGTGGCGCAGTGCGTGATCTTGTTTTGGGAATTGAGCCAAAAGATTTTGATGTGGCAACGAATGCCACCCCAGATCAGGTACAACGACTCTTTCGTAAAGCACGCCTCATCGGTCGACGCTTCCAAATTGTTCATGTGACCTTCTTTGGTAAGGGCCACCCTGAAATCATCGAGGTCTCAACCTTTAGAGCCTTGCTTGATATCGCCGGTGATCATGTGGCTGAAAGTGGTCGTATTTTGCGTGACAACGTCTGGGGATCACAGGGTGAGGATGCTGCCCGCCGTGACTTTACGATCAATGCAATGTATTACGATCCATCCACCGAAACCGTTCTTGACTATCACGGCGGCATGGCGGACATGCAAAGAAAAACTTTGCGCATGATTGGTGACCCGGCTAAACGTTATCGCGAAGATCCAGTACGAATGCTCAGAGCTATTCGCTTTGCTGCCAAAACCGGATTTACTCTTGACTCAAATACCCGCTCGCCGATTGCTAAATTGAGCAAGCTCTTACAAGACGTGCCAGCAGCCAGACTTTTTGATGAAATCCTCAAGCTCCTCATGTCTGGCTATTCCTGGGCAGCCATTCAAGGTCTTCGAGAGGCGGGTTTACACCATGGGTTGTTGCCCTTGCTTGATCATATTTTGGATGACAGCGAAAACGCTATTGGGGCAAATGGATTTGTGAAGCTGGCACTTGCCAATACGGATCAACGCATCCAATCCGGAAAAAGTGTATCGGCAGGATTTTTATTTGCCACATTGCTGTGGCCAGATCTTCTGAAAAACTGGAAGGCCAATCTTGCCAAAGGCATGGCCAATATTCCGGCACTACAAGATGCTATGGACGAAACGATCGCCACTCAAAGTAGTGGCATGACTATTCAGCGTCGCTTTGAGAGTGACATGCGAGAAATCTGGTCAATGCAGCCTCGCTTTGAAAGACGAGTCGGGCGTTACCCTTATCGTTTAATTGAAATGCCCCGTTTTAGGGCAGGCTATGACTTTATGCTGCTACGCTGCGCAACTGGAGAACAAAGCCCAGCGCTTGGTGAGTGGTGGACCAACTTCATCGCAGCAGATTCTGCTGGGCAAGAGGCTTTGATGGCTAGCGCAAAAACTGAACTAGGCAATACCACTAACTCACCCACCAAAAGACGTCGTCGTAGAAAACCAAAATCCACAAGCCCAGCAGAAGTTTCTTCGAGCTAA
- a CDS encoding HAD family phosphatase, giving the protein MTQLALFDLDHTLLPCDSDYEWGQFLARIGVVDSEYYARQSERFYQDYKEGKLDIHEFLRFALKPLSEHSRAQLKEWHDQFMHEVINGQLRQKAIDLVKQHQDAGDLCCVVTATNSFVTRPIVERFGIEHLIATEPETSGDNPLANFTGEVKGSPNFREGKILNLHSWLAKQKLKLDQLPRSYFYSDSMNDLPLLEQVSHPVVTNPDDRLRNEAQKRNWPILELFA; this is encoded by the coding sequence GTGACACAGTTAGCCCTTTTCGATTTAGATCACACCTTACTTCCCTGCGATAGCGACTATGAATGGGGGCAGTTTTTGGCACGCATTGGCGTGGTTGATAGCGAATACTATGCACGACAAAGCGAACGCTTCTACCAAGACTACAAAGAAGGTAAGCTTGATATTCATGAATTTTTGCGATTTGCTCTCAAACCACTTTCCGAGCACTCACGCGCACAACTCAAAGAATGGCATGACCAATTTATGCATGAAGTGATCAATGGACAGCTTCGTCAAAAAGCCATTGACCTGGTCAAGCAGCATCAAGATGCTGGCGACCTTTGTTGCGTTGTTACAGCCACGAATAGCTTTGTCACACGCCCGATTGTTGAACGCTTTGGCATTGAGCATCTCATTGCTACTGAACCAGAAACTAGCGGTGATAATCCCTTGGCCAACTTCACAGGCGAAGTGAAGGGAAGCCCAAACTTTCGCGAAGGCAAAATTTTGAATTTACATAGCTGGCTAGCAAAACAGAAACTCAAGCTTGATCAGCTACCACGCAGTTATTTTTATTCTGACTCTATGAATGACCTGCCACTACTTGAGCAAGTCAGCCATCCTGTTGTTACCAATCCAGATGATCGCTTGCGTAATGAAGCCCAGAAACGCAATTGGCCTATCCTCGAGTTGTTTGCATGA